In Streptomyces sp. NBC_00704, a genomic segment contains:
- a CDS encoding YihY/virulence factor BrkB family protein, protein MGTATKVPETRDMTGDELSADEALVSLRRYGGWALLRDSFVRFRYADGFTHSRALALQTVLSVIPLAIAFVGLSTTLHTENIGRIAELTIHRMAEGPSADVVDDALDRSRRTAGDGAQVALWFGLLFSLVNTTTAMCQVERGANRIYGNERDRPFGQKYLRGLVMSVTAGLPLGLGFIVMVAGGDLASATVSVYQLGDGARTAWEILRWPSGLLLALISASVIFRRSPRRKQPGYTWLAFGAAVYLVLWTALTWLLSLYLGISGSFDTVYGPLSAFMSLLLWAYLTSIALFLGLAFAAQLEAARAQRAEPIEPDPGV, encoded by the coding sequence ATGGGCACCGCGACCAAGGTCCCGGAGACGCGGGACATGACCGGCGACGAGCTGTCCGCCGACGAGGCGCTGGTGTCGCTGCGCCGGTACGGCGGCTGGGCCCTGCTGCGCGACTCCTTCGTCCGTTTCCGGTACGCCGACGGCTTCACCCACTCCCGGGCGCTCGCCCTTCAGACGGTGCTGTCGGTGATACCGCTGGCCATCGCCTTCGTCGGACTGTCCACCACGCTGCACACCGAGAACATCGGCCGGATCGCCGAACTGACGATCCACCGGATGGCCGAGGGGCCCAGCGCCGACGTGGTCGACGACGCCCTCGACCGCAGCCGGCGCACCGCGGGCGACGGCGCGCAGGTCGCCCTCTGGTTCGGTCTGCTCTTCTCCCTGGTCAACACCACCACGGCGATGTGCCAGGTGGAACGCGGCGCCAACCGGATCTACGGCAACGAGCGCGACCGCCCCTTCGGGCAGAAGTACCTGCGCGGCCTGGTGATGTCCGTGACCGCGGGACTCCCGCTGGGACTCGGGTTCATCGTCATGGTGGCCGGCGGCGACCTGGCCTCCGCGACGGTGAGCGTCTATCAGCTCGGCGACGGGGCCCGCACGGCCTGGGAGATACTGCGCTGGCCCTCCGGGCTGCTGCTCGCGCTCATCTCCGCCAGCGTGATCTTCCGCCGCTCGCCGCGCCGCAAACAGCCCGGCTACACCTGGCTGGCCTTCGGCGCCGCCGTGTACCTGGTGCTGTGGACGGCGCTGACCTGGCTGCTGAGTCTCTACCTCGGGATCAGCGGCTCCTTCGACACGGTCTACGGGCCGCTCAGCGCGTTCATGTCGCTGCTGCTGTGGGCCTATCTGACCTCCATCGCCCTCTTCCTCGGGCTGGCGTTCGCCGCCCAGCTGGAGGCCGCTCGGGCCCAGCGTGCCGAGCCGATCGAACCCGATCCTGGAGTCTGA
- a CDS encoding DUF5302 domain-containing protein, protein MAAESASPEGTEPVDGESAPLSSDVDGQNDQSDTNDPGDPNDLKRKFREALARKRGAQAEAGDSAANASTSKIHGAHGPASSQRSFRRKSGG, encoded by the coding sequence ATGGCCGCAGAGTCCGCATCACCCGAAGGCACGGAGCCGGTCGACGGCGAGAGCGCTCCCCTCTCGTCCGACGTCGACGGCCAGAACGATCAGAGCGACACGAACGATCCGGGCGACCCGAACGATCTGAAGCGCAAGTTCCGCGAGGCTCTGGCGCGCAAGCGCGGCGCCCAGGCGGAGGCGGGCGACTCCGCCGCGAACGCCTCCACGTCGAAGATCCACGGAGCGCACGGTCCGGCGTCGAGTCAGCGGTCCTTCCGTCGCAAGAGCGGCGGCTGA
- a CDS encoding sugar O-acetyltransferase, producing the protein MTDAHEEEVLARIAAGLVYTESEAAFQAPRRRTDEIFEYNRTPPGDEDKRRALLVAIFGSVGERTVLLPPFHAGFGSNVHIGDDFFGNVNLTFVDDVDIRIGDGVMIAPSVTLTTTGHPVHPSRREDFGRFSEPIVIEDKVWIGGNAVVLPGVRIGYGSVIGAGSVVSRSIPPMSVALGAPCRVIRAITDQDLSTRTAGS; encoded by the coding sequence GTGACGGACGCGCACGAGGAAGAAGTCCTGGCCCGGATCGCCGCGGGGCTCGTCTACACCGAGTCGGAAGCCGCCTTCCAGGCTCCCCGCCGCCGCACGGACGAGATCTTCGAGTACAACCGGACCCCGCCGGGCGACGAGGACAAGCGCCGTGCGCTGCTCGTCGCGATCTTCGGCTCGGTCGGTGAACGCACGGTGCTGCTGCCGCCGTTCCACGCCGGGTTCGGCAGCAACGTCCACATCGGCGACGACTTCTTCGGCAACGTGAACCTGACGTTCGTCGACGACGTGGACATCCGCATAGGCGACGGCGTCATGATCGCCCCCAGCGTCACGCTGACCACCACGGGCCACCCCGTCCACCCCTCGCGCCGCGAGGACTTCGGGCGGTTCTCGGAACCGATCGTGATCGAGGACAAGGTGTGGATCGGCGGCAACGCGGTGGTCCTGCCCGGCGTCCGGATCGGCTACGGGTCGGTCATCGGCGCGGGCAGCGTCGTCAGCCGGAGCATTCCCCCGATGAGCGTCGCCCTGGGAGCACCGTGCCGGGTGATCCGCGCGATCACGGACCAGGACCTCTCGACGCGTACGGCCGGTTCCTGA
- a CDS encoding DUF3995 domain-containing protein: MSYRTIAPAPTRAAALVTSVLTVDALLHLYWTTGATWPAADDESLSRAVLGTDVPFTPPVLLPLVALLLTASGLVLAHSRRPRHPVLRLGTLAVAAGLSLRALAGIYWMFAEEPGTAFYWLNLALYTPLCAVLAVATLRVARWKDEARAR; the protein is encoded by the coding sequence ATGTCGTATCGGACCATCGCCCCCGCCCCCACCCGGGCAGCCGCGCTCGTCACCTCGGTGCTCACGGTGGACGCCCTGCTGCACCTGTACTGGACGACGGGCGCCACCTGGCCCGCGGCCGACGACGAGAGCCTGTCCCGAGCGGTTCTCGGTACCGACGTGCCGTTCACACCGCCGGTCCTGCTCCCTCTCGTCGCCCTCCTCCTCACCGCCTCCGGTCTCGTCCTCGCCCACTCCCGACGCCCTCGCCACCCGGTCCTCCGCCTCGGCACCCTGGCGGTGGCCGCGGGCCTCTCGCTGCGCGCCCTCGCGGGGATCTACTGGATGTTCGCCGAGGAGCCCGGTACCGCCTTCTACTGGCTCAACCTCGCGCTCTACACCCCGCTGTGCGCCGTCCTGGCCGTCGCCACCCTGCGCGTGGCGCGGTGGAAGGACGAGGCCCGTGCCCGATGA
- a CDS encoding diacylglycerol kinase family protein produces the protein MPTAAPERRAELPGDRPGSVRTSRSFALPRGVGRTAARIGALTVCQGALMVGLGLLITGPARGWWPMTVEDDVDEGFERARTGTLTSLSYVGSEFGDTLTVITVTVLVCAGLILMPRLPMWRQASFLAVAVSLQSLVFLVITEAVDRHRPEVDRLDASPPTSSYTSGHTGAATALYGGLAVLALTRLRGPWRRIVGGLLLLVPLMVAVARLYRGMHHPTDVMGGLANGSLSLLIVGRALFADGTVTAPVEAGAASADRAGAAAGVPDRGRTAVVFNPTVTGEADREALREVLERHGHRAPEFVGTTAEDPGTGQTAAAVRDGARLVVVCGGDGTLRAAADALAGSDVPLALVPCGTGNLLARNLGLPLSPTAALDAALRGSPRRIDLGRISGDGLAATHFAAMSGAGLDAAIMERTDDRAKSVLGWPAYVLAGVGALRTPRMRLTVRLDDAPALHRTARMVLIGNVGTVQGGTTLLPAARPDDGLLDLLILDPRGVGGWMRALATLLRGGAKPPRPSAVDTVTARSGDGDGDGDGDGDGVSVPVEFFTFRRAELAFGDAPQSRELDGDPVTPGRLLTAEVRPGALTVLLPSGGA, from the coding sequence ATGCCGACCGCCGCACCGGAGAGACGGGCCGAACTGCCCGGCGACAGACCGGGATCCGTCCGCACGAGCCGTTCGTTCGCGCTGCCCCGGGGCGTGGGCCGGACCGCCGCCCGCATCGGGGCGCTGACGGTCTGCCAGGGCGCGCTGATGGTGGGCCTCGGACTGCTGATCACCGGGCCAGCCCGCGGGTGGTGGCCGATGACGGTCGAGGACGACGTCGACGAGGGCTTCGAGCGGGCCCGGACCGGCACGCTCACGAGCCTGTCGTACGTCGGGTCGGAGTTCGGTGACACGCTCACGGTGATCACCGTCACCGTTCTGGTGTGCGCGGGCCTGATCCTGATGCCCCGTCTGCCGATGTGGCGTCAGGCCTCCTTCCTCGCCGTCGCCGTGTCGCTCCAGTCGCTGGTGTTCCTGGTCATCACCGAGGCGGTGGACCGTCATCGCCCCGAGGTGGACCGCCTCGACGCCTCTCCGCCCACCTCCAGCTACACGTCCGGTCACACCGGGGCGGCCACCGCGCTCTACGGCGGGCTCGCGGTGCTCGCGCTGACGCGGCTGCGCGGGCCGTGGCGGCGGATCGTGGGCGGGCTGCTGCTCCTCGTGCCGCTGATGGTGGCCGTCGCCCGCCTCTACCGGGGCATGCACCATCCCACGGACGTCATGGGCGGACTGGCCAACGGCAGCCTGTCCCTGCTGATCGTGGGCCGTGCGCTGTTCGCCGACGGCACCGTGACCGCTCCGGTCGAGGCGGGCGCGGCGTCCGCCGACCGTGCGGGGGCGGCCGCGGGCGTGCCGGACCGGGGCCGCACCGCGGTGGTCTTCAACCCCACGGTGACCGGTGAGGCCGACCGTGAGGCGCTGCGGGAGGTCCTGGAACGCCACGGTCACCGCGCGCCGGAGTTCGTCGGGACCACGGCGGAGGATCCGGGCACGGGTCAGACGGCGGCCGCGGTGCGCGACGGCGCGCGGCTGGTCGTGGTCTGCGGAGGCGACGGCACGCTGCGGGCGGCCGCCGACGCGCTGGCCGGCAGCGATGTGCCGCTGGCCCTGGTGCCCTGCGGCACCGGCAACCTGCTGGCCCGCAACCTCGGCCTGCCCCTCTCCCCCACGGCCGCGCTCGACGCCGCCCTGCGCGGGTCCCCGCGCCGCATCGACCTCGGCCGCATCTCGGGCGACGGTCTCGCCGCCACCCACTTCGCCGCCATGTCCGGCGCCGGACTGGACGCCGCGATCATGGAGCGGACCGACGACCGCGCCAAGTCCGTCCTGGGCTGGCCCGCCTATGTGCTGGCCGGCGTGGGCGCCCTGCGCACACCGCGGATGCGGCTGACCGTCCGGCTCGACGACGCGCCCGCCCTGCACCGCACGGCCCGCATGGTGCTCATCGGCAACGTCGGCACCGTGCAGGGCGGGACGACGCTGCTGCCCGCCGCCCGCCCCGACGACGGCCTGCTCGACCTGCTGATCCTCGATCCGCGCGGCGTCGGAGGCTGGATGCGTGCGCTGGCGACGCTGCTGCGCGGCGGCGCGAAGCCGCCCCGGCCGTCGGCGGTGGACACGGTCACGGCACGAAGCGGCGACGGCGACGGCGACGGCGACGGCGACGGCGACGGGGTGAGCGTGCCCGTGGAGTTCTTCACGTTCCGGCGGGCCGAACTGGCCTTCGGCGACGCCCCGCAGTCCCGCGAGCTCGACGGCGATCCGGTGACGCCCGGCCGCCTGCTGACGGCCGAGGTCAGGCCGGGTGCGCTGACCGTGCTGCTGCCGTCCGGGGGTGCGTGA
- a CDS encoding RNA polymerase sigma factor, with amino-acid sequence MPDERRDDRTVRLVRAAQRGDTLAMAELLDLLAPYVGRVCAPIALDQAADAAQDALVAVFKSLRTLKDPAALHGWARAIAVREAVRTAHRAARALPADLNALPARGDPQLSADIRDVLDRLSPEHRAVLMLRDVEGLDERTAASLLGVRTGTVKSRLHRARDTFRKAWTS; translated from the coding sequence GTGCCCGATGAGCGACGCGACGACCGGACGGTCCGGCTCGTGCGAGCCGCCCAGCGCGGCGACACCCTCGCCATGGCCGAACTCCTGGACCTCCTCGCTCCGTACGTGGGCCGCGTCTGCGCGCCCATCGCGCTGGACCAGGCTGCGGACGCGGCGCAGGACGCCCTGGTGGCGGTCTTCAAGTCGCTGCGCACCCTGAAGGACCCGGCCGCCCTGCACGGCTGGGCCCGTGCGATCGCCGTGCGCGAGGCGGTCCGCACCGCGCACCGCGCCGCCCGCGCTCTTCCGGCCGATCTCAACGCGCTGCCGGCCCGGGGTGACCCTCAACTCTCCGCCGACATCAGGGATGTACTGGACCGGCTCTCCCCCGAACACCGCGCGGTGCTGATGCTGCGTGACGTGGAGGGCCTGGACGAGCGCACTGCCGCGTCCTTGCTCGGTGTGCGCACGGGCACCGTCAAGTCGCGGCTGCACCGGGCCCGCGACACCTTCCGGAAGGCGTGGACGTCATGA
- a CDS encoding sigma-70 family RNA polymerase sigma factor yields the protein MTARPLTEQSVDNVDSVGGVPLWVPAEDCLADEELAAGFAAGDEAFLAAAYHRWGALVYTLGRRSLGDAREAEDVTQTVFLAAWRGRAGFAPERGTLSAWLVGITRRKIADALAARTRRADLVAAAGARMSLGQTDADAQADAVLDRVLIGRELARLPAAQRRVLTLAFYHDLTQPQIADLTGWPLGTVKSHARRGLHRLGRCLRGEGVDGRAE from the coding sequence CACGCCCCCTCACCGAGCAGAGCGTCGACAACGTCGACAGCGTCGGCGGGGTCCCGCTGTGGGTCCCGGCGGAGGACTGCCTCGCCGACGAGGAACTCGCCGCCGGGTTCGCCGCCGGCGACGAAGCCTTTCTCGCCGCCGCCTACCACCGGTGGGGCGCGCTGGTGTACACCCTCGGGCGGCGCTCGCTGGGAGACGCGCGCGAGGCGGAGGACGTCACCCAGACGGTGTTCCTGGCCGCGTGGCGGGGGCGAGCGGGGTTCGCTCCCGAACGCGGCACGCTGAGCGCGTGGCTGGTCGGCATCACCCGCCGGAAGATCGCCGACGCGCTGGCGGCACGCACCCGGCGGGCCGACCTCGTGGCCGCGGCCGGCGCGCGGATGTCCCTCGGGCAGACCGACGCCGACGCGCAGGCGGACGCCGTCCTCGACCGCGTCCTGATCGGCCGCGAACTCGCCCGGCTGCCCGCGGCACAGCGCCGCGTCCTCACGCTCGCCTTCTACCACGATCTGACGCAGCCGCAGATAGCCGACCTCACCGGCTGGCCCCTGGGCACGGTCAAGAGCCACGCCCGGCGCGGGCTGCACCGCCTCGGCCGCTGCCTCCGGGGTGAGGGCGTCGACGGCCGCGCGGAGTGA
- a CDS encoding lycopene cyclase family protein produces MLHTEVAVLGAGAAGLSLVHRLTRAAPGCRPVSAVLVDAPPGPLRPPSRTWCFWERGAGPYDAALTAEWRRLRVHGPTGRRTEDDIDPLRYKMLRSDDFERFVARDLARSDGVTRLEATVETVDGDAHGADVHARAADGRPVTVRARWVFDSRPAARPPAARTTLLQHFRGWFVRTAWPVFEPGTVDLMDFRVPQPSHGLAFGYVLPTGPHEALVEYTRFSGAVLSREAYEDELRRYTRDVLRLGPFEVTATETGVIPMTDARFVTRPAPSVFRIGAAGGATRPSTGYTFSAVQRQTRAVADALHAGRRPQPPPAHSARSLAMDAVMLRALDTGRVDGAAFFERLFAQVPAERLLRFLDGGTRLHEDLSVGLRTPVLPMLRSAAELPWLARDRPTARRNPPSPTPRPGSPAAPPPTARPPEETV; encoded by the coding sequence GTGCTGCACACCGAGGTGGCCGTCCTGGGCGCGGGAGCGGCGGGACTCTCCCTCGTCCACCGGCTCACCCGGGCCGCCCCCGGGTGCCGGCCCGTGTCCGCCGTCCTGGTGGACGCGCCGCCCGGTCCGCTCCGCCCGCCGAGCCGGACCTGGTGCTTCTGGGAGCGGGGCGCGGGCCCGTACGACGCCGCGCTGACCGCCGAATGGCGCAGGCTCCGCGTGCACGGCCCCACCGGACGGCGCACCGAGGACGACATCGACCCGCTGCGCTACAAGATGCTGCGCTCCGACGACTTCGAGCGCTTCGTCGCCCGCGACCTGGCCCGAAGCGACGGCGTGACACGGCTGGAGGCGACCGTCGAGACGGTGGACGGCGACGCCCACGGAGCCGACGTCCACGCCCGCGCCGCCGACGGCAGGCCGGTGACGGTCCGCGCCCGCTGGGTCTTCGACTCCCGGCCCGCGGCCCGTCCGCCCGCGGCCCGCACCACCCTGTTGCAGCACTTCCGCGGCTGGTTCGTCCGCACCGCGTGGCCGGTCTTCGAGCCCGGCACGGTGGACCTCATGGACTTCAGGGTGCCGCAGCCGTCCCACGGCCTCGCCTTCGGCTACGTCCTGCCCACCGGACCGCACGAGGCGCTCGTCGAGTACACCCGGTTCTCCGGCGCCGTCCTGTCCCGCGAGGCGTACGAGGACGAACTGCGCCGCTACACCCGCGACGTGCTGCGCCTCGGCCCCTTCGAGGTCACCGCGACCGAGACCGGCGTGATCCCCATGACCGACGCCCGGTTCGTCACCCGCCCGGCCCCCTCCGTCTTCCGCATCGGCGCCGCGGGAGGCGCCACCCGGCCGTCCACGGGCTACACCTTCTCCGCCGTCCAGCGCCAGACCCGTGCCGTCGCCGACGCCCTCCACGCGGGCCGCCGCCCCCAGCCCCCGCCCGCCCACTCGGCGCGCTCGCTCGCCATGGACGCGGTCATGCTGCGAGCCCTGGACACCGGCCGCGTCGACGGCGCCGCCTTCTTCGAGCGCCTCTTCGCGCAGGTGCCGGCGGAACGGCTGCTGCGCTTCCTCGACGGCGGGACCCGCCTGCACGAGGACCTCTCCGTCGGGCTGCGCACCCCCGTCCTGCCGATGCTGCGCAGCGCGGCGGAACTGCCCTGGCTCGCCCGCGACCGCCCGACCGCGCGGCGGAACCCTCCGTCGCCCACGCCCCGCCCCGGCAGCCCGGCCGCACCCCCGCCGACCGCACGCCCACCCGAGGAGACCGTATGA
- a CDS encoding methyltransferase domain-containing protein — MTLLRDEDLAAAFDHASRSYDTLVAANPGYHGQLRRSARRLGLPDGGAGLRVLDLGCGTGASTAALAAVLPHAEITAVDASAGMLERAARKPWRDGVTFVRAPAEGLDEAGVRGPFDAVFAAYLFRNVTDPDAVLRAVRDVLAPHGRLAVHEYTLSGRGVHRAVWTGVCRGLVLPVATLLGDGGLYRHLWRSVVDFDTADRFAARLTAAGFRDVRALPLPGWQTGITHTVVARRPGASARDAR, encoded by the coding sequence ATGACCCTGCTGCGCGACGAGGACCTGGCCGCCGCGTTCGACCACGCTTCTCGCAGCTACGACACCCTGGTCGCCGCCAACCCCGGCTACCACGGCCAGCTCCGCCGCTCCGCGCGCCGCCTCGGCCTGCCCGACGGCGGCGCCGGACTGCGGGTGCTGGACCTCGGATGCGGCACCGGCGCCTCGACGGCCGCCCTCGCCGCGGTCCTGCCCCACGCCGAGATCACCGCCGTCGACGCCTCGGCCGGCATGCTGGAGCGCGCCGCGCGCAAACCCTGGCGGGACGGCGTGACCTTCGTCCGGGCCCCCGCCGAAGGGCTCGACGAGGCGGGCGTGCGCGGCCCGTTCGACGCGGTCTTCGCCGCCTACCTCTTCCGCAACGTCACCGATCCCGACGCCGTGCTCCGCGCGGTGCGCGACGTCCTCGCCCCGCACGGACGGCTCGCGGTGCACGAGTACACCCTCAGCGGCCGGGGCGTCCACCGCGCCGTGTGGACGGGGGTGTGCCGCGGACTCGTCCTGCCCGTCGCCACCCTCCTCGGCGACGGCGGCCTGTACCGCCACCTGTGGCGCAGCGTCGTCGACTTCGACACGGCCGACCGCTTCGCCGCCCGGCTGACGGCCGCCGGGTTCCGGGACGTCAGGGCACTGCCCCTGCCCGGATGGCAGACGGGCATCACCCACACCGTCGTCGCCCGCCGCCCCGGCGCGAGCGCGCGGGACGCCCGATGA
- a CDS encoding phosphatase PAP2 family protein, with amino-acid sequence MVVRAAVRRLRDHRRRTADRRFGARLLGAAVVAAVAAVPFALLLVLVEGRWRPLRRLDSGAAERLHHTAVTHPAWTRALRFLSDWVWDPAVLRTVVALLTLWLLYRRAWRLAAWSAVTAVAGGLTGLLVKTVVERARPSLEDPVAHAPGFSFPSGHAMTATTSFAILLLVLLPLAPRAWRPACWGVAVVSVLGVGFTRVALGVHWFSDVVGGWLLGLAVVTLTAWAFEAWRAEAGRGRAEVSEGLEPELVDARPEP; translated from the coding sequence ATGGTGGTGCGAGCCGCGGTGCGGCGTCTTCGAGATCATCGTCGCCGGACGGCCGACCGCAGGTTCGGCGCCCGGCTGCTGGGCGCCGCCGTGGTGGCCGCCGTCGCCGCCGTGCCCTTCGCGCTGCTGCTCGTCCTCGTCGAGGGCCGGTGGCGGCCGCTGCGCCGGCTGGACTCGGGCGCGGCCGAGCGCCTGCACCACACGGCCGTGACCCATCCGGCGTGGACCCGCGCCCTGCGCTTCCTCTCGGACTGGGTCTGGGACCCGGCCGTCCTGCGTACGGTCGTGGCGCTGCTCACGCTCTGGCTGCTGTACCGCCGGGCGTGGCGGCTGGCCGCCTGGTCGGCGGTGACGGCGGTCGCGGGCGGGCTGACCGGACTCCTGGTCAAGACGGTGGTCGAGCGGGCCCGTCCCTCCCTGGAGGACCCGGTGGCGCATGCGCCGGGCTTCTCCTTCCCCTCGGGTCACGCGATGACGGCGACGACGTCGTTCGCGATTCTGCTGCTGGTGCTGCTGCCGTTGGCGCCCCGCGCCTGGCGGCCCGCGTGCTGGGGCGTCGCGGTGGTGTCGGTGCTCGGGGTCGGCTTCACGCGGGTCGCGCTCGGCGTGCACTGGTTCAGCGACGTGGTGGGCGGCTGGCTGCTCGGCCTGGCCGTCGTCACCCTGACCGCCTGGGCCTTCGAGGCTTGGCGCGCCGAGGCCGGCCGGGGCCGCGCCGAGGTGAGCGAGGGGCTGGAGCCCGAACTCGTCGACGCCCGCCCCGAACCCTGA
- a CDS encoding FAD-dependent oxidoreductase, whose translation MTRTRRPDPARRGRDRRARTLLPAPGAPRVDGDRPPTAAVVGGGIAGLAAATGLAERGVRVTLYEREPTLGGRLSGRPTVLADGSPVTMSRGFHAFFRQYYNLRGLLRRTDPGLDRLRALPDYPLRHGSGLDDSFRHVPRTPPWSALGFVALSPTFTARDLLRMNPVAALPLLDVRVPEVYERLDDVSAHDFLHAIRFPQAAHHLAFEVFSRSFFADPRRLSAAEMVLMFHIYFLGSAEGLLFDVPDEPFPTALWNPLADYLDGHGADVRTGVRVETVEPAADGGFVVATDTAERRHDTVVLALDTEGLGSLVARSPRLADPAWRERISRLRTAPPFLVSRLWLDRPVAADRPGFLGTSGYGTLDNVSVLERWEGEAARWAARTAGSVVELHAYALPEDAVHDVEQKRLREQLHRVYPETRAATVVDERHEWRADCPLFPVGGYRDRPTVRTSHPGLVVAGDLVRTELPVALMERAATSGFLAANALLERWGVRGQTLWTVPDRGRTPALRGLARFG comes from the coding sequence ATGACCCGCACCCGGCGGCCGGACCCCGCCCGCCGCGGCCGCGACCGGCGCGCCCGCACCCTCCTGCCCGCCCCGGGCGCACCGCGCGTCGACGGCGACCGCCCCCCGACGGCGGCGGTCGTGGGCGGCGGCATCGCCGGGCTCGCCGCCGCCACGGGCCTGGCCGAGAGGGGCGTGCGGGTCACGCTCTACGAACGCGAACCCACCCTGGGCGGACGCCTGTCCGGCCGACCGACCGTCCTCGCCGACGGCAGCCCCGTCACCATGAGCCGCGGCTTCCACGCCTTCTTCCGCCAGTACTACAACCTGCGCGGACTGCTGCGGCGCACCGATCCGGGACTCGACCGCCTGCGTGCGCTCCCCGACTACCCGCTGCGGCACGGCAGCGGCCTCGACGACAGCTTCCGGCACGTCCCGCGCACCCCGCCCTGGAGCGCCCTCGGCTTCGTGGCCCTGAGCCCCACCTTCACCGCGCGCGACCTCCTGCGCATGAACCCGGTCGCCGCCCTGCCCCTGCTGGACGTCCGCGTCCCCGAGGTCTACGAGCGGCTCGACGACGTCAGCGCGCACGACTTCCTCCACGCGATCCGCTTCCCGCAGGCCGCGCACCATCTCGCGTTCGAGGTGTTCTCCCGGAGCTTCTTCGCCGACCCGCGCCGCCTGTCCGCGGCCGAGATGGTGCTCATGTTCCACATCTACTTCCTCGGCTCCGCGGAGGGCCTGCTCTTCGACGTGCCCGACGAGCCCTTCCCGACCGCCCTGTGGAACCCCCTCGCCGACTACCTGGACGGCCACGGCGCCGACGTGCGCACCGGCGTCCGCGTCGAGACCGTCGAGCCCGCGGCGGACGGCGGCTTCGTCGTCGCGACCGACACGGCCGAGCGGCGCCACGACACCGTCGTCCTCGCCCTCGACACCGAAGGCCTCGGCTCCCTCGTCGCCCGCTCCCCGCGCCTGGCGGACCCCGCCTGGCGGGAGCGGATCTCCCGGCTGCGCACCGCCCCGCCGTTCCTCGTCTCCCGCCTGTGGCTGGACCGCCCGGTCGCCGCCGACCGGCCCGGCTTCCTGGGCACCAGCGGCTACGGCACCCTCGACAACGTCAGCGTGCTCGAGCGGTGGGAGGGCGAGGCGGCACGCTGGGCCGCGCGCACCGCAGGGTCCGTCGTCGAACTGCACGCCTACGCGCTGCCCGAGGACGCGGTCCACGACGTCGAGCAGAAACGCCTGAGGGAGCAACTGCACCGGGTGTACCCCGAGACGAGGGCGGCGACGGTCGTGGACGAACGGCACGAGTGGCGGGCCGACTGCCCGCTGTTCCCGGTCGGCGGCTACCGCGACCGGCCGACCGTGCGCACGTCCCACCCCGGACTGGTGGTGGCCGGCGACCTGGTGCGCACGGAGTTGCCGGTGGCCCTGATGGAACGCGCGGCCACGAGCGGCTTCCTCGCGGCCAACGCGCTCCTGGAGCGCTGGGGCGTCAGGGGCCAGACCTTGTGGACCGTCCCCGACCGCGGCCGCACCCCGGCCCTGCGCGGCCTCGCCCGATTCGGCTGA